Below is a window of Littorina saxatilis isolate snail1 linkage group LG2, US_GU_Lsax_2.0, whole genome shotgun sequence DNA.
ACGTCTGGGATGGTTCCAACTCGGATTTTGTCAGGTTGACAGAGAAACCCAGCTGTGCCGCCCGGCTCAGCACCCTGTGCGTATGAGCCTCGCAAAGCCCCCTGTTCTGGTGAAGGATTAACCAATCGTCCAGGTATGCTCTGAGACGGATGCCTTCCTGTCTCACAAGAGCGCAAAGCTGCCTGACCACAATCGTGAAAATCCACGGAGCTAAAGACAGGCCGAACGGCAGAGCCCTGAACTGGTAAGCTTTGCCGCCCCAAGGGAAGCGAAGCCACTTCCTGTCCGCGACATGTATGAGGACGTGAAAGTAAGCGTCTGTAAGATCGATCGACGTTGCCCAATCTCCCGGCCGTAAGGCCTCCCGAACCGAAGTTGGAGTATCCATGGTAAACTTGATTACTCTCAGAAACTTGTTCAAAGGAGAAAGATCTAACACCGGCCTCCACGCCCCCGAGGCTTTCGGCACTACAAAAAGtctgccgtaaaaccccggggaccgCGCGTCCAAGACCTCCTCTATAGCTCCCTTGAGCAGCAGAGCCGAGACCTCTTCCTGGACCGCGTTCCGTGCCACCAAATCCTTTGGCGCCCTGCAGGGCGGGATTATCCTGACCAGGGGAGCCTTCTGCCCTGACCAGAgaagccggaaccccgaacACACTATCCCCGTGACCCACTTGCTGGCCACCAGTTGCAGCCAGGAAGAAagggccctggacgggccgcccgctACAACTAGTGCGGGGGCCACCGGGATGTGTTGTTCGGGGaagtttcattgggggtgaggcttacgccccgaccccctgGAACCCCCGAAAGACTGACCCCTCTTAGGGTAAGGAGCTCCACGCCCCCTACCCCTGGAGGAGAATGACTGCTTCTGGGCCTTCCCACCACCTGACGAAGACGTCTGAGGCTTAGCAGAAGAAAACGCCTGAGTCTGAGACTTGCCCTGAGGCTTCTGGAAGCCCTGTGAAGCCAAACGCGCGATCGCTACATCCCGCGCGTCCTGCGTCTCTTTCTGGAGTGCATCGAAAGACGCCTGCCCTAAGAGAGACCCCTCAGCAAAAGGGGAGACCTTCAGCCTCTCCACAGTCGCGGTGTCCCGAAATCTGGACCCCGTCAAGAAGGCTGATCTCCTTGAAAGCACCGCGTGAGTATACAGCCGGGCAGACAAAGTAACCTGTTCTCTAGTCACCTTGCCCAGAGTAGCCAGCAGTGTTGAAACATCTGTCGGCGACGCATCAAACCGAAATTCAAAAGGATCAAGAGATGTGGCAATCGATCTGGATAAAGACCTTTGCAGAGACTCCGACACGGACGTGAGCTCCAGCAAAGACCTTCCAACTTCCTCCACAGCTGTGAGAGAACCGTCAGTACATGGGACAACTCTATCCCTATTGTACCCGTCCTCTCTCAAAGCAGCAAGTTCCGGCGTCACCGGAAGTGCCCCTAACGGCAGAGCAAAAGAGTCAATCAGATTCACAGGATAAGGGGTGAGCTTGAACTTCGGAACACCGGAAGCAGCCCGAGCCCCAGGCTGAGCCAGCCAAGAGACAACGTCTTCCGGGGCCTCGCCGTGCTGAACCAACAACGGCACCGCCGGTTTGCGTTTACCACACAAGACGTTAGCCATTTCATAGGCAATAGTTGACGATTCCCGGAAGCGGTAGCGAGGCCGTTGCTCCTGAGCACTCCGGAAATCGTCAAAAGCAGAACGAGGTGGGTGAAGCTGAGCCTTGTCCttcaccaccccttccggaaaGTATCTGAACGCCGTTTCCGCCGCCAGCGCCACTGCGGCTGACAGCTTCACGGGCAAATTCAGTTGGGAATCCTCTACCACTGAGGCATCCCCGTCTTCCGCCCTACACTCCGACTCGAGATCAAGCTCGGAGCCAGGAGGCAGAACATCAGACAGTTTATCGTCGGCAGAACCGaccacttcctgccccccgggcggaagaGGACTAAAACGGTCCCCGATATTCTCATAAAGAGACGTACGGAGGCGTTCGTCCTTTCGCTGCTCGTGGGAACTCTCACGACTACCAACGCCAGAGAGAGCCCCCTGAGCTCGCACACCGGCAAGCGGTGTAGACATACCTTGAACTGGTGTCCCACAAAGGAGAGACACCAACTTGGTACTCCCATCCTGCGAAGCATGGACATCCGCCCGAGTCACAGTCGCCGAAGGCAAAGCGGAAGTCGAAGCCGGAACTGCAGGAGACTGCCGTACCTGTGCTAAGGAGAGAACATCAGAAACACCCGACGGAAGCGCACGTAATTCCTCCCTAGTGGAAGATAATTCCGACGCAAGTGTCGAAACTTGAGCGCTCAACGTCAACAATAAAGACGCAACTTCAGCTGGCGCTAACCCAGGGCAGCCATCTGAAGTTGAAGCAggagcagaagcagaagaagaagttctttTGCGCGAACCGCCACTCTTGCCAGAACGTAAACAAGCCTGACCGGAAGTTAAACTGACGTCTGCTAACACGGGAGATTTAACAGAGGTTGAATCAGAAGAAACAGACGCGGATTTTCCTGCGCCCTTCTCTCTCCTCGAGCTACGTTTAGGAGGCGAATCGTCAGGCACCTGCCTCGAACTCGGCTTCCTATTCACGCTATCAACAAGCGCAGCCTCCGCCATAGCGAAAgaactcacgaaaaatttcaaagaaaaacaatttcagaaaaatttcacaagtacaaaacgagcgacgaaaacgtcgctaaagttataacaaaacggaaagatctcaccacacaagtaGGTAAAGGTGAACAGCTAGGCGACGACCAAGGGGAGATGCCAAAGCCAAAGACTATGACAAAATGCTGAATACAGCAGGAGCGTACATCAGGAGCGTCCTTCCCAGTTGAACCGCTGAgagagaatgatacaaatggcggcgtatgcgcacgcatacggatgttggaccggacatcggtctgatattatgggatggatcactcttttttagggtggtctcccttgttaccaaggggaacgcgtacagcgtaaccagcactgaactagagttaattgctatatgtgagttgggtaataatatgtaatttaatggccCTTCCAAGCAATTTATTTTCTGATGTCTCTCGGTCCCAGTGACTGAAAAGTGTGATACAGTCAACAGTGTACTAAACAAACCGATTATAACACGTATGCATCATAGACTGTGTACATAGCCATTAAAAAAGCATCAGGTAAAATCAATAAGGTGCAGGAGATCATTCAGACAATAGAGTTACATGGAGAAACCTTTCCAACTTTTTACAGTAAATGCATGGGGTATTAAAATTCAAAACTCAGAAGTGTATTCAGCTTCTGCTACATTGCCAAGCTTGCCACAGAGATAAAATAGTTGCACCTGCAATATGAGAACAGCCTATGATAAGAAGAAACCTTGCAATAAAGGACTGGACACCTGAATTCCCTTTTTTGGTTATCTTCAGTAACATTATACATGTCATGACAGGCcgcctgcaatgtagggacatttTTGGCTGGACCATAGGGGTGTTTTTTCATGGCAAGTACCACTGTGATATTCCGGTACAGAGATGTTTGGAAAGTATTTATGCTGCACTCCTAGCCACGAAGGACACTTTGGAGATCAAGGTGtacttattcttcttcttcttgtcgatcactcagatcaAGGTGTActaaaaaatgtgagaaaaaaaatggaaaaaaaaatttcacaAGAGAAAGTTTAGACACAGAAAAGCagggtttatttatttttagatcaaggtgtactaaaaataaataaaccctGCTTTTCTGTGTCTAAACTTTCCCTTGTGACAATTTTTTCACACGGGAAAGAAGATATTACACTCTCATACATAAATaaattcagttttctggggaacgCAAGAAGAGAGTAAAGACATCTGTTAGGGGAGGAGATCAATTCTATGGTGGTCTCAGAAAGCTAGGTTCTATTGTACATTTATTTAGACCACTGTGTGAAATCAAATAAGAAGCTGTATATCAATATACATCACTTGAAAATCCCCCCAAAAGACAAAGTTTGAACTAACATGTCCATAAAAGCTGCAAAATACACCACGAACATATAGAGTTAGACAATAGAATTGATGAAAAATGTACAGTGAGTGTTTACCAAACTGTATCTTCCCTTGTTTGTCCATAGTAGTCCTCTATGGCtcttaaaataaaacagtgaacATGTCTGAGGGCTTTAACATCAATGTTCACAGCTACTGCCTGGTGGTGATACCAGAACTTCCTGTGTTGATGTCTTTTTATCCCAGCCTTGGTGTGCCTTGATTGGAAGACAGTATCACAAGTAGTGGCCACCATCGGTATCACAAGTAGTGGCCACCATCGGTATCACAAGTAGTGGCCACCATCGGTATCACAAGTAGAGGCCACCATCCGACAAAACACTGTCTGTCTTGCActggaaaaaacaaaacattctggaATTACAAAGATATACAAACTTTTTCAAAGAAACCCGAAGGTTTGTTGTATTGAGCTCCCTACATTCGCTCAAAGGGAACACACTATCATTCATTTataaacaaataaccacacacacacacacacacacacacacacaaacaaatagcaCACACCCAAAAACATAACTTTCACAACCAGACTGGAGAACACACAACCCTTATCTCAAATTTTCTTCCTGCAATAGAAAGTGAAGGCTGGAGCTCATACAGTGTATtgctaacagtaacacacaacCATAAGTAATTTTGCTGTTCAAACTGTCATTGTAAATCATGAATGAATTAACTCAACATAAACTTAGAGACACAAGTAATATtatattgctgtgtgtgtaaaACAGCGTTTGAGCTATTGTTTAGGCTAGCATGTACGTTTTAACTTATACAGTACCAGAAGGTGCACAAAATACCGAACCATTTACCATTCCAGCAAGAGTTTtctaatagacgatgttcagaaataactttCAGGATTTTCAGGTCTATTGCTATTAGAGTAAGACTAAGAGCCTCTTTTAAGtggtcaagcttttcaaacttAGACGAAACAAGTATTGTGCTTCTGAACAGGTTTATCCTGTGATCGGGACTaacaactaactctgatgtgtatgttatgcagcgtGTGCACAATACTATGCCACTTTCTGTAAATGATCAACGTTCACAAGTTTATCAGAGTTCCCGATGATTGCTGGCCTATGTGCTCTGGTGATCCCTCTCAACATGTTCTGATTGATGTGACGTGAGTTTCATAAAACACATGTGCTTAGAGAACACTTCCACTGATCTGCAAACAATCGGCTCTGATGTGCAtagttttgaaagaaaagggtattataatataattatatatgagCGCCgactgcataacatacatattagagttatttgtttgttctgaTCGCAGGATAAAGCTGATAAGAAGTGTGGTGCATTCTTCGCCTTGTTTTGAAAAGCTTGTCCTTGTAAAATGAGCTCTTCATCTACCACACCGACCAAAAATCGGGACAAAAGTTATTTCCGTAAGACGTCTATTCACAGTTATCTTCAAACAGGGGAGGGTAGCGAAAGGGGTAAACAAAATCCCAGGACCACTTAACTTCTACAAACTTAAAAACATACCTGAGTTCTTCCGGAGGCGGCCACCATTTTGACCCTTGTGAGTTGTCCCTCTTCTCTTACTCCAACAGCTTGTCTGTCATCAGTTTCTTGATGAACAATGGAAATAAATTTGAAATCAGTTACAAAGTTACATAAGTCAAAACGTTTTACTTTTAGCGACAAAACAATGATAACtgttcacaatcacacactgTTGACTGTACTTAAAGCTGTCGTCTATCTACGACTATACGTGGCTCGAtgtttgaaaagatagggcttaGAAGCATGTACTGAACTCAGTACAGTGAAGGCGGCCTGAAACCTTGACAGATTCATTTAACGCTTGACTTTTGCTGTGATAACTTCCTGTTTGCTCCCTCTATATTCAAGAGGCACCAAAGGGAACAAATACGCCTTGGTGGAGATTCAAACTCAGGAACTCACGATTTCAGGGCTGATGTTCTAACCACTTTATACTACTGCGCCAATTATGACAAGCGCTGAACAATTTATAcattttatgttatttttggaGCAGCATCTATTTCATACCTTTATCCATCAATTGCTCAGGAGTGAATTTAACTACTTCTTGGATAGCTATACTTGAACTGCACAGAGATTTGGAGAGATTAAATCAATAAATTACTGTTCTTCTACTTAACTTGTATGTTGTAAATAGATATCACATTCACAGCCATCACATCGCgtgaatgtcgtgtagcatatGGTATTGGTAAATAAAACATGTGCTGTAATttcgtgaaacatgtttgcaaaataACGGCGAAGTTTACAGACAATTTTGACGCTATTGCAATGCATGAATCATTGAATGGTATTAATTCCACCTTAGCATAGAAACAAATTGTAACTTTTGCATCTTTGTTAAAACTGATGGAGTGGCCTAGTGGTCATGACATCGCCCCCGAAATCTTGAGGTCCGAATCTGGTATACTATGAGTAGCAACAAGAATAATGTGTATGCTTCCTTTGACCCTAGCCTGTTTATTGCAAACCTAAGCCGATTAGTAGTGGTGACAGACAGGGCTGGATTTAACACAGATGAATATATGTGTGAGTTATTAATGTAATGGTCAACAAGTTACCATACTTTTTTAAATGGAAGAAGAGCATTATCACATTGTTGGCAGCATTGTGCAAAATACCCATACCATTCTGGATTATTGAATTGATTGACCCCAACATGGACCAAAACTCGTTAACATTATTAAATAACAATCACTCTGTAATGATTAACAACTTTTGGTTACATTTTCAAATGTTACTACATGTAGTCAGAAAGAGGTGTACACCACTGTATAGAATTAGAAGAATATTACTATTACTAAGTTGCAAACCCCACTTTTATAAAGTAATTGCTAGATTGAATTTCAAACACCACCAGAATAATGCAATGAACATCGGGTTTTCTTTCAGATCTCCTGGATTTATAAACAAAAGCTGCTAATTCAAAACCTACAACTCATCCAAAGATGGAAAAAAAACATGGTTCGAGATTAGCATTGCGATCATCCTTTAAAATAACACAGCTTAAGATTTGAAATACATACTAACCAAGCCTATGTATACAACTGCTTGTTGTACTACTATGGTCACAAAACTGCCATTGCCAGGGAATGCTAAAACAGATAAAGGCGATGGATATAGCTTTCTGTCAGCACATTGAATAACAGTGAAAATGAAATTAAGGGATGTCTGGCTGACGGTAACAATAGCAACCACAGTCAGCATTAACCGGAAAGATTTGTGTGTGTAGCCAAGCCTAATGATATTCACCTGTTTTTGCATGATGAAGGAGTGGTATATGCAGAAATTCCAGCAGCGGACCCAGGTATCCTAGAATGGTCAGGCTCTGAATGTACTCTTGCCATAGAACTTCTTTGTGAGAGGCACCCACCAATAAGTCCTCGGACCTGAAAACAACACATAAAATACAGGATAAGAATAAGGATAAGGTGTGATAAttgatatagtcctgtgaggtcaACCTCATGGCAATCCGGGTTGCTTTCTCTCTGGGGAAAGTGAACCGCCATACACCGAGTCAATAACACTGATACAGTACACTACAACATTTTTTTCTACAATCTTTTTTACCGTTATTTCCACTTTGTGATTCATGCGATCTTATGCATGACTCCTGATAATGTCGTCTGGCGTCGGCAACACTTCCATATCAATATTAAAGCTTTGAAAACATTGTTATCTTTTGACCTAACCGGTTTTTTTAATATTCCTAGCAGTAGCAACCTCCTTGCGGAAACTTCCAGCCTGCCCTGGCCAGTCCACCTCCTCCAAATGTTTTGCAACCCTTCAATGGCTTCATTCAGTCCTTTCATTTTTCTGAGATGTTGAATTGGCAAAATGGTCTTATTTTAGGGTGTGGCACAAAGTGAAGCACTGGGAATCTCGCCATGACCCATTTCCAAAAGAAAGATAAAGCAAACATTTACTTGAATCAAACCATTTAGGAACTGTGGGATTCATGGGGGTTTATCCATTTGAGAACAAATCTGTTACTTCCCTTGCCAAGTAACATTTCCCTTTATTTTTTAATATgtacagaataaaaaaaacggAGGAATGTTTGTGTAAAGAAGGAATTTCCATAGAAACGAGTTTTCACTGGTATGTAAATTGATTTAAAGAAAAACTCTGAAAGgggtgtgtgtgcctgtatgcATGATCTGTTGGCAGGtccagattaaaaaacaaattgaaaaaataaaatctgtgcaattttgcatattagcaagatctagatcagcactttccaggacgtgtacgggtaaTGTGATCAAATGTAGTTTTTAcatcacgcgtttgccaagatctgcagtcttggtgggagcaaaacaacacatgcctttggaacattggagaaaaaagtgagtcacgggtgacgcaatatctacgtACAGgcctttgctacacgttcgaccacCCAGAACACTGTATTCTGGGAATGGGAGTATCTTTCATGAATAATATTgtacacagcaacaacaacaaaactgaccGAATTTAGTACATGTTTTGTATTGCGAGTAACCAATAATCATTATAACCCAAGTTTAACTGAATTAATATTATTTGAACATACTTACTCTCCAGGACCCCCTTTCGAACTGTGCACTACCCTACTGAACTGCGTTCAACATTATGATTGCTTTGCGTGTGCCACTTGTAGGAGCTAGCTCATTCAAACAGTTTTCAAAAGTGACTTACACGGGCGGAATCTCACTGAATGAAGGGACGGTTTTATGGAAGACTTTGGTCTACTGGGTAGATTGTTCTATTTGATTTTTGTACctcgattttgtttttctcGGAAAAGGAATTCTGTTCTCTCTGAAATGTGTAGCTTTTCTCGGAAATCCTGGGATCCGAGGAGAATTTATctatgacaaaaacaaaaacaaaaaagggtagTAAAGACCATCAAATTGTACTCACTTGATAAAGTGTTGTTAGTCCTAAGTTTTCAAGTGATGGCTGGCTAGAGGGTGTTCTGATTCTTGTAAGTTGTATTGAATCTTGGTCTCTGTCCCATACATCTCTTGTGGTGACAGCGGCAGCATGAATCAAACTGCACATTGAGAGtccacacacactaaaaataaaGAGTAGCAAAATGGTTAACCAGGAATAGTCGAATCATGATGGTTAGTGAATTCCCAGACATGCATTCAATACAATGATCATAAAAGTATAACGTATAAGATGTCAACATGTATAATACATACATGTGACCTGGGGTGAGGTGCAAAAAGCCAGACTCTGAGCCACCGAACTGGGTGGAAATCGCACGCGGGGTCTgactggttgaaatcacaacaagatgaacaaatcttaatttcaaccaatccaaccctGCGACTGTGCAACACCAAGTTTTGCACCCTGCACCTCAGCCCAGGAAACCTGATTATCAAATACCTGAAGTGTGTTAATGTTAGTTGTTACTCTGTGTGTGGTCATTGAGCGAGTCGTACTCATAGACTGGGTGTTTATGTCATTGTCCATTCAGTCACAACTTTGACAGCCAGCCAAGACtcagtcactgagtcagtcaaGGCTATTCAAGACTCTCACTCTCAGCTATGtcatgtgtttctgtgtgcatgCAGACCTTGACAGTTTGAGCATGTTCATGTGCTtgcacatgtatgtgtgtgcacaaCTGCATAAGACTAAGATTTGTAACTGTAAGACTGTGTATTTGCAAGGATTGTTGCGTTTGTGCATCTATTTGTTCTTTATTGTTCCCATTCATGTGTtctagtgtgcgtgtgtttgctgGCTTTCAACTTTTAATCATACATCATTACATGTGCAAGTGCCAccttttgtttgtgtctgtgagtgtgtacttttttgtgcttgtttgtgtgtgtacatgtatgtgttcatgcatgtgtcattgtgtgtgcacAAGCTAACAAAAGGTATTTTTGTGCGAGACTGTGTGGTTATCAGTTTGACACTGGTGCCTGTTTTAAATCTCTTTCTCACCATCAAATGACTGTACTTGTTTTCAAAATAAATTGGTAAATTTGCAGCTCGTACATTATAACTTGACAGTAAAAGAATTGTTCAAATCAGAGGATAGCATTCAGAATCACTCAATCAGTCAGTGGCTAGTCAATGCCACCCTAAATAGACTCAGCTTGGCTCAAGTAAGTCGCAACTGGTCACCAATTATCGAACAGCACAGCGATCAGTATCACCATCACCAATCAAAGCAGTGCAGACAGTATTCTGTATCACTGCTCCTTTCTTTGCTGCATGCTCGTTGGCTCGGCTCCTTTTGCTTTAACTCCgaataaggccccccccccaaataaaaaaaggtgtggttaactgaaggtaacatagccccaaaaaatatgGTAGGAAgctaggcaatcactttttttttttaatgtgtacaaattaaacctacttgacagggaaataagtgtgcgactcgagcacTTTCgctgcgttttctgcactcgttttcttgtttttttgtgtggtttttttgtgtggtttttttttgacaaatgtaataaaaagttatagggtcggcccctaaaaatagggtaggtcgggttaccgtaaccacacctattttttttaggcctaattaaTCATGTGATGCGCTGCCTAGCTGTCAATTGCTGTGGAcatccatccccccccccccccccccccccctaagtTGATTGCTGGGCCAACCCCCCTCATCTCAGACAAAGGGGGACTGATCATAGTCAGTCGGGGCTAACAAATAGTAACATAACATGACATTGACAGCTGCGGGTTCGGGTTTGGGGATGCAGGTGCGGTAGGGAGGCAGAGTGGTTAATGTTAGCcagcaaaaaaaagaagcaaggAAAGGGGGTATTGGGGGAGGTGTGACCGTAGACATGAATACACTGTTGTCTGCAGTCTGCTTTGATTGGAATGCCGGGCCGGTGTTCGATCTTGGGTAGTCTATCCTCCTAAAATACTGAAGACCATCATCACCGGAACCACCATCACCCAAGCGTAGCAGATTCATCACCATGCTGATGTTGGCTACCTACCAGTACCaccaagaaagaaagatcaCGGATGACTTCTaacacacacatgatgaaaCCATGCTAAAAGTGACCTCTGAAAGCCGACTTACCATGCCCCAGGAGATTGTTCAAGTTACTAGCTGCCCGCCACGTCGCTGTAATTCGTGGAAAATCCTTCAAGTTATGCAGAAAGTTCCACGTGAAGCTtggtggccgccattttggttcGGAATCTTAACTTCCCGCTGACGATTGAAAGTCGTGAAGTTGAAATTTATCCTATTTGTGTTGATTTATCCTGAAAGCGACGTGTTTCACACAATAATCCATTGTTGTTATGTCTACAATGTTCAGATTCTATTACTTAATGTCACTCGTTATTATCGCGCAGTGGAA
It encodes the following:
- the LOC138960129 gene encoding uncharacterized protein isoform X2 — translated: MKGLNEAIEGLQNIWRRWTGQGRLEVSARRSEDLLVGASHKEVLWQEYIQSLTILGYLGPLLEFLHIPLLHHAKTETDDRQAVGVREEGQLTRVKMVAASGRTQCKTDSVLSDGGLYL
- the LOC138960129 gene encoding streptococcal hemagglutinin-like isoform X1, translating into MAEAALVDSVNRKPSSRQVPDDSPPKRSSRREKGAGKSASVSSDSTSVKSPVLADVSLTSGQACLRSGKSGGSRKRTSSSASAPASTSDGCPGLAPAEVASLLLTLSAQVSTLASELSSTREELRALPSGVSDVLSLAQVRQSPAVPASTSALPSATVTRADVHASQDGSTKLVSLLCGTPVQGMSTPLAGVRAQGALSGVGSRESSHEQRKDERLRTSLYENIGDRFSPLPPGGQEVVGSADDKLSDVLPPGSELDLESECRAEDGDASVVEDSQLNLPVKLSAAVALAAETAFRYFPEGVVKDKAQLHPPRSAFDDFRSAQEQRPRYRFRESSTIAYEMANVLCGKRKPAVPLLVQHGEAPEDVVSWLAQPGARAASGVPKFKLTPYPVNLIDSFALPLGALPVTPELAALREDGYNRDRVVPCTDGSLTAVEEVGRSLLELTSVSESLQRSLSRSIATSLDPFEFRFDASPTDVSTLLATLGKVTREQVTLSARLYTHAVLSRRSAFLTGSRFRDTATVERLKVSPFAEGSLLGQASFDALQKETQDARDVAIARLASQGFQKPQGKSQTQAFSSAKPQTSSSGGGKAQKQSFSSRGRGRGAPYPKRGQSFGGSRGSGRKPHPQ